A genomic window from Scomber scombrus chromosome 18, fScoSco1.1, whole genome shotgun sequence includes:
- the brd4 gene encoding bromodomain-containing protein 4 isoform X1: MDYKMHAKSNDLLDFQKLDALLEKIAHSVSMKRESSEECNGISGALSVESVPGPRLNWCPANTTTPAPAPAPAPAPEPEPMPNPVRMGDGLDAAQMSGSSSSQGQAQQSGNLPTPEVINPNRPKRQTNQLQYLLKVVVKALWKHQFAWPFHAPVDALKLNLPDYYQIIKTPMDMGSIKKRLENSFYWNAQECIQDFNTMFTNCYIYNKPGDDIVLMAEALEKAFLQKISEMPQEEIEIVVMTGKGRGRGRRDPGLGLKPGAIIDSSSTTPQTRGLSNLSAAPQTRGPVQGPPSLPPQPLMQGLPSHVPPTLPSHAPQLGAPYSLGQSDCAPQVPIMTSVPPPAQTSLPPASIQSSAPLLQNPITMTKQKKSQKRKADTTTPTANDQLSESSPAESKSGKTLPRRESARPSKLMKKDAPDSQHHIGMGMGLSGPSGGSPKPQDQIGYCAVLVREMLSKKHAAYAWPFYKPVDVDTLGLHDYHDIIKHPMDLSTIKAKLENRQYREPQEFAADVRLMFSNCYKYNPPDHEVVAMARKLQDVFEMRFAKMPDEPESKPLVSAPAPTLHHPAPVKPQPPIAHVASSSDSSSDSSSESESSTDDSEEERAQRLAELQEQLKAVHEQLAALSQPQASKPKRKEKEKKEKKKDKHKKKGGMPSLVDEIQDAMPVPQLSKKTKTSNNNNKEVVPKKKPSKKEGMKSNHPSSLQPVPSLEDDLGAAGSSAIGEKCKPMTYEEKRQLSLDINKLPGDKLGRVVHIIQSREPSLKNSNPDEIEIDFETLKPSTLRELERYVSSCLRKKKKVAVEKPIESMASSKKTGSSSESSGSSSDSEAEGTGIMKPQKKKGPTVKEGKKAHLHGQSGPPQTGLHPQAAGFQSSSQMKQHQPSPAGFMAAPVTALESSQILETSFESLPPFGQPLMHLSHHTGNSSSPPPPHLNTHSAGPVSPETHPFLNQHPVLTSPALHISMPQQPSRPSHKAAPLHPKPPQQQPAPPQQQPTLQQQQQQQQQQQQQQQQQQQQQQQQQQQQQQQQQQQQLQPQSAAPPQHQLPSQILHPPQPLHQRPMSPPTLTPQGLLSSQPPQMLLEDDEEPGCTTPMNQVQLYLQQFQQTRQPQQSMQSLQAQARQQQQQPVQTSLLQAVQAQSQLSSQTTLPPPQLSVQSQAQAAPPHQAPPQQIPLHQPRHMQHAQHQQQPPQQQQLNYQQGPGLVSQPQGSQHKVSMPTNKAQQIIQQQQEHPSPLPTKAEPYITGHMRDNPSPLMMHSPQLPQYPPVTHQSPPHNMQPKKQRAPGIQGGLKEEKLPPSPVMRGEPFNPAMRPDHHKHPDNKPSQPGHSQQNVKSMDSSRPVIRSSEPIGPPPSLQDKEKFKQESKVPIAPKKDVKLKNMGSWASLAQKSTSAPLSAVKSSSDSFEQFRRAAREKEEREKALKAQAEQAEKDRLRREQDKLRGRDDDDIMEPSRRVHEEPRRRLEQQHIQAPSQQQQQQQQQQQQQEPQPAAIQPPPQPPTPPQPAIQSPLDQQRELARRREQERRRREAMAATIDMNFQSDLMAIFEENLF, encoded by the exons agAGTCCAGCGAAGAGTGCAATGGGATCAGTGGTGCTCTGTCAGTGGAGTCTGTGCCGGGGCCAAGACTGAACTGGTGTCCTGCCAACACCACTACTCCTGCCcctgctccagctccagctcccgCTCCGGAGCCCGAGCCCATGCCCAACCCCGTTAGAATGGGGGACGGCCTGGACGCAGCGCAGATGtcgggcagcagcagcagccagggGCAGGCCCAGCAATCGGGCAACCTCCCCACCCCAGAGGTCATTAATCCCAACAGGCCCAAGCGCCAGACCAATCAGCTGCAGTACCTGCTCAAGGTGGTGGTGAAGGCCCTGTGGAAGCACCAGTTTGCTTGGCCTTTCCATGCACCAGTGGATGCACTCAAACTTAACCTGCCT GACTACTACCAAATAATCAAAACTCCTATGGACATGGGATCAATCAAGAAAAGGCTTGAGAACAGTTTCTACTGGAACGCCCAAGAATGTATCCAAGACTTCAACACAATGTTTACCAACTGCTACATATACAACAAG CCTGGAGATGACATAGTCTTAATGGCTGAGGCACTAGAGAAGGCTTTCCTCCAAAAGATCTCAGAAATGCCTCAGGAAGAAATTGAGATTGTTGTCATGACAGGGAAGGGACGTGGTCGGGGCCGGAGAGACCCAG GTCTGGGCTTGAAACCAGGGGCCATCATTGATTCTTCATCCACGACTCCTCAAACACGGGGTCTGTCAAACCTCTCAGCAGCACCACAGACCAGAGGACCAGTGCAGGGCCCGCCTTCACTACCTCCCCAGCCTTTGATGCAGGGCCTACCGTCCCACGTGCCCCCAACGTTACCCAGCCATGCGCCACAGCTTGGAGCACCCTACTCCCTGGGCCAATCAGATTGCGCTCCTCAAGTACCTATCATGACTTCTGTGCCTCCACCTGCTCAGACCTCCCTTCCCCCAGCATCCATCCAGAGCAGTGCCCCACTGCTGCAGAACCCTATAACCATGACCAAA CAAAAAAAGAGCCAGAAAAGGAAAGCAGACACTACAACACCAACAGCGAACGACCAACTGAGTGAGTCTTCCCCAGCAGAGTCCAAGTCTGGGAAGACGCTGCCTAGGCGAGAGAGTGCCCGGCCCTCCAAACTGATGAAGAAGGATGCACCAGACTCCCAGCATCACATAGGCATGGGGATGGGACTGAGCGGACCAAGTGGAGGTAGCCCCAAACCACAAGATCAGATTGGATATTGCGCTGTTCTGGTCAGGGAAATGCTGTCCAAGAAGCATGCTGCTTACGCCTGGCCGTTTTACAAACCTGTTGATGTGGATACACTGGGACTACACGAttatcatgacatcatcaaacatcCCATGGACCTCAGTACCATTAAG gCCAAGCTGGAGAACAGGCAATACCGGGAACCACAGGAGTTTGCTGCTGATGTGCGATTAATGTTTTCCAACTGCTACAAATATAATCCACCAGACCACGAGGTGGTGGCTATGGCACGCAAGCTACAG GATGTCTTTGAGATGCGGTTTGCCAAAATGCCAGATGAACCTGAGAGCAAGCCTCTGGTCTCTGCCCCAGCTCCTACACTTCACCACCCTGCCCCGGTTAAACCCCAGCCTCCCATAGCCCACGTTGCCTCTTCCTCAGACAGCTCCAGTGACTCGTCCTCTGAGTCTGAGTCTTCCACAGATGACTCTGAAGAAGAGAGAGCTCAGAGGTTGGCAGAGCTCCAGGAGCAG TTGAAGGCTGTCCATGAGCAGCTGGCTGCCCTCTCCCAGCCACAAGCCAGCAaaccaaagagaaaagagaaggaaaagaaagagaagaaaaaagacaagcaTAAGAAGAAAGGAGGCATGCCCAGCCTTGTAGATGAGATCCAGGATGCTATGCCTGTTCCGCAGCTCTCTAAGAAGACCAAGACcagtaacaataacaacaaagagGTCGTTCCCAAGAAGAAACCCAG TAAAAAAGAGGGGATGAAAAGCAATCATCCCTCCAGCCTGCAGCCCGTTCCCAGCCTAGAAGACGATCTAGGAGCAGCTGGGTCATCAGCTATAGGCGAAAAGTGCAAGCCTATGACGTATGAGGAGAAGAGACAGCTAAGCTTGGACATCAACAAGCTTCCTGGTGACAAACTTGGCCGTGTGGTGCATATTATCCAGTCCAGAGAGCCCTCGCTCAAGAACTCAAACCCAGATGAGATCGAGATTGACTTTGAGACACTTAAGCCTTCCACTCTACGTGAGCTGGAGCGATATGTGTCTTCCTGCCTCcgcaagaagaagaaggttgCAG TCGAAAAGCCCATTGAGTCCATGGCTTCCTCCAAAAAGACTGGATCTTCTTCAGAGAGCAGTGGCTCCAGCTCAGACAGCGAGGCTGAAGGGACAG GAATAATGAaaccacaaaagaaaaagggCCCAACTgtgaaggaggggaagaaggcACATCTTCATGGTCAGAGCGGTCCTCCACAGACAGGGCTTCATCCCCAAGCTGCAGGGTTTCAGTCCAGCAGTCAGATGAAGCAGCATCAGCCGTCTCCTGCAGGCTTTATGGCTGCTCCTGTGACTGCTCTGGAGTCTTCCCAGATACTGGAGACTAGTTTTGAATCCCTGCCGCCTTTCGGCCAACCCCTCATGCATCTGTCCCACCACACAGGCAActcctcctcacctccacctccacacctcAACACTCATTCTGCTGGGCCAGTGTCCCCCGAGACCCACCCTTTCCTCAACCAGCATCCCGTCCTCACATCTCCAG CCTTGCACATCTCCATGCCTCAGCAGCCTTCTCGACCCAGTCACAAGGCAGCACCTCTTCATCCCAAACCTCCCCAGCAGCAACCAGCACCTCCTCAGCAGCAGCcaactctgcagcagcagcagcagcagcagcagcagcagcagcaacaacaacaacaacaacaacaacagcagcagcagcaacaacagcagcagcaacaacaacagcagcagcaacagcttcAGCCCCAGTCAGCAGCACCTCCACAGCACCAGCTCCCCTCTCAGATCCTTCACCCGCCTCAGCCCCTGCATCAGCGGCCCATGTCACCCCCAACACTTACGCCCCAGGGCTTGCTGTCTTCCCAGCCTCCCCAGATGCTGCTGGAGGATGATGAAGAGCCAGGGTGTACAACGCCCATGAACCAAGTACAGTTATACCTGCAGCAGTTCCAGCAAACCCGTCAGCCCCAGCAGTCCATGCAGTCGCTCCAGGCGCAGGCTcgtcagcagcagcaacagccaGTACAGACTTCTCTCCTGCAGGCTGTCCAGGCGCAATCTCAGCTGTCGTCTCAGACCACGCTGCCTCCTCCCCAGCTCTCAGTTCAGTCGCAGGCTCAGGCAGCCCCACCACATCAAGCGCCGCCCCAACAGATTCCCCTTCACCAGCCCCGCCACATGCAGCACGCTCAGCATCAGCAACAGCcgccacaacagcagcagctgaacTACCAACAAGGTCCTGGACTAGTCAGTCAGCCCCAGGGATCACAACACAAGGTCTCCATGCCCACCAACAAAGCACAGCAGATCATCCAACAGCAGCAAGAGCATCCCTCCCCTCTCCCGACCAAGGCTGAACCTTACATCACAG GTCACATGAGGGATAATCCATCACCTCTCATGATGCATTCCCCACAACTTCCCCAGTATCCACCAGTGACTCACCAGTCTCCGCCTCATAACATGCAGCCCAAAAAG CAGAGGGCACCTGGAATTCAAGGTGGGTTGAAGGAGGAGAAACTTCCTCCATCACCAGTGATGAGAGGAGAGCCATTTAACCCTGCCATGAGACCAGACCATCACAAACATCCTGATAACAAGCCTTCTCAACCAGGCCACAGCCAACAGA ATGTGAAGTCCATGGACAGCTCACGGCCTGTCATCCGCTCCTCTGAGCCCATTGGACCGCCCCCCTCCTTGCAAGATAAGGAAAAGTTCAAGCAGGAGTCTAAGGTGCCCATTGCCCCCAAAAAG gATGTGAAACTGAAGAATATGGGCTCGTGGGCCAGCCTGGCACAAAAGTCTACATCCGCGCCCTTATCTGCAGTAAAGTCATCGAGTGACAGTTTTGAGCAATTCCGACGCGCTGCacgggagaaggaggagagggagaaagccCTGAAGGCCCAGGCAGAGCAGGCAGAAAAAGATCGGCTACGCAGAGAGCAGGATAAACTACG AGGTCGGGATGATGACGACATCATGGAGCCGAGCAGAAGGGTGCACGAGGAACCACGCAGGCGTCTGGAGCAGCAGCACATTCAAGCCccttcacaacaacaacaacaacaacaacaacaacagcagcagcaggagcctCAGCCGGCTGCAATTCAGCCGCCTCCCCAACCCCCCACACCGCCTCAGCCCGCCATACAGAGCCCACTAGACCAACAGAGGGAGCTAGCACGCCGCcgagagcaggagaggaggaggcgggAAGCG atGGCAGCAACTATTGACATGAATTTCCAAAGTGACTTAATGGCGATCTTTGAGGAGAACCTGTTTTGA
- the brd4 gene encoding bromodomain-containing protein 4 isoform X2 translates to MPNPVRMGDGLDAAQMSGSSSSQGQAQQSGNLPTPEVINPNRPKRQTNQLQYLLKVVVKALWKHQFAWPFHAPVDALKLNLPDYYQIIKTPMDMGSIKKRLENSFYWNAQECIQDFNTMFTNCYIYNKPGDDIVLMAEALEKAFLQKISEMPQEEIEIVVMTGKGRGRGRRDPGLGLKPGAIIDSSSTTPQTRGLSNLSAAPQTRGPVQGPPSLPPQPLMQGLPSHVPPTLPSHAPQLGAPYSLGQSDCAPQVPIMTSVPPPAQTSLPPASIQSSAPLLQNPITMTKQKKSQKRKADTTTPTANDQLSESSPAESKSGKTLPRRESARPSKLMKKDAPDSQHHIGMGMGLSGPSGGSPKPQDQIGYCAVLVREMLSKKHAAYAWPFYKPVDVDTLGLHDYHDIIKHPMDLSTIKAKLENRQYREPQEFAADVRLMFSNCYKYNPPDHEVVAMARKLQDVFEMRFAKMPDEPESKPLVSAPAPTLHHPAPVKPQPPIAHVASSSDSSSDSSSESESSTDDSEEERAQRLAELQEQLKAVHEQLAALSQPQASKPKRKEKEKKEKKKDKHKKKGGMPSLVDEIQDAMPVPQLSKKTKTSNNNNKEVVPKKKPSKKEGMKSNHPSSLQPVPSLEDDLGAAGSSAIGEKCKPMTYEEKRQLSLDINKLPGDKLGRVVHIIQSREPSLKNSNPDEIEIDFETLKPSTLRELERYVSSCLRKKKKVAVEKPIESMASSKKTGSSSESSGSSSDSEAEGTGIMKPQKKKGPTVKEGKKAHLHGQSGPPQTGLHPQAAGFQSSSQMKQHQPSPAGFMAAPVTALESSQILETSFESLPPFGQPLMHLSHHTGNSSSPPPPHLNTHSAGPVSPETHPFLNQHPVLTSPALHISMPQQPSRPSHKAAPLHPKPPQQQPAPPQQQPTLQQQQQQQQQQQQQQQQQQQQQQQQQQQQQQQQQQQQLQPQSAAPPQHQLPSQILHPPQPLHQRPMSPPTLTPQGLLSSQPPQMLLEDDEEPGCTTPMNQVQLYLQQFQQTRQPQQSMQSLQAQARQQQQQPVQTSLLQAVQAQSQLSSQTTLPPPQLSVQSQAQAAPPHQAPPQQIPLHQPRHMQHAQHQQQPPQQQQLNYQQGPGLVSQPQGSQHKVSMPTNKAQQIIQQQQEHPSPLPTKAEPYITGHMRDNPSPLMMHSPQLPQYPPVTHQSPPHNMQPKKQRAPGIQGGLKEEKLPPSPVMRGEPFNPAMRPDHHKHPDNKPSQPGHSQQNVKSMDSSRPVIRSSEPIGPPPSLQDKEKFKQESKVPIAPKKDVKLKNMGSWASLAQKSTSAPLSAVKSSSDSFEQFRRAAREKEEREKALKAQAEQAEKDRLRREQDKLRGRDDDDIMEPSRRVHEEPRRRLEQQHIQAPSQQQQQQQQQQQQQEPQPAAIQPPPQPPTPPQPAIQSPLDQQRELARRREQERRRREAMAATIDMNFQSDLMAIFEENLF, encoded by the exons ATGCCCAACCCCGTTAGAATGGGGGACGGCCTGGACGCAGCGCAGATGtcgggcagcagcagcagccagggGCAGGCCCAGCAATCGGGCAACCTCCCCACCCCAGAGGTCATTAATCCCAACAGGCCCAAGCGCCAGACCAATCAGCTGCAGTACCTGCTCAAGGTGGTGGTGAAGGCCCTGTGGAAGCACCAGTTTGCTTGGCCTTTCCATGCACCAGTGGATGCACTCAAACTTAACCTGCCT GACTACTACCAAATAATCAAAACTCCTATGGACATGGGATCAATCAAGAAAAGGCTTGAGAACAGTTTCTACTGGAACGCCCAAGAATGTATCCAAGACTTCAACACAATGTTTACCAACTGCTACATATACAACAAG CCTGGAGATGACATAGTCTTAATGGCTGAGGCACTAGAGAAGGCTTTCCTCCAAAAGATCTCAGAAATGCCTCAGGAAGAAATTGAGATTGTTGTCATGACAGGGAAGGGACGTGGTCGGGGCCGGAGAGACCCAG GTCTGGGCTTGAAACCAGGGGCCATCATTGATTCTTCATCCACGACTCCTCAAACACGGGGTCTGTCAAACCTCTCAGCAGCACCACAGACCAGAGGACCAGTGCAGGGCCCGCCTTCACTACCTCCCCAGCCTTTGATGCAGGGCCTACCGTCCCACGTGCCCCCAACGTTACCCAGCCATGCGCCACAGCTTGGAGCACCCTACTCCCTGGGCCAATCAGATTGCGCTCCTCAAGTACCTATCATGACTTCTGTGCCTCCACCTGCTCAGACCTCCCTTCCCCCAGCATCCATCCAGAGCAGTGCCCCACTGCTGCAGAACCCTATAACCATGACCAAA CAAAAAAAGAGCCAGAAAAGGAAAGCAGACACTACAACACCAACAGCGAACGACCAACTGAGTGAGTCTTCCCCAGCAGAGTCCAAGTCTGGGAAGACGCTGCCTAGGCGAGAGAGTGCCCGGCCCTCCAAACTGATGAAGAAGGATGCACCAGACTCCCAGCATCACATAGGCATGGGGATGGGACTGAGCGGACCAAGTGGAGGTAGCCCCAAACCACAAGATCAGATTGGATATTGCGCTGTTCTGGTCAGGGAAATGCTGTCCAAGAAGCATGCTGCTTACGCCTGGCCGTTTTACAAACCTGTTGATGTGGATACACTGGGACTACACGAttatcatgacatcatcaaacatcCCATGGACCTCAGTACCATTAAG gCCAAGCTGGAGAACAGGCAATACCGGGAACCACAGGAGTTTGCTGCTGATGTGCGATTAATGTTTTCCAACTGCTACAAATATAATCCACCAGACCACGAGGTGGTGGCTATGGCACGCAAGCTACAG GATGTCTTTGAGATGCGGTTTGCCAAAATGCCAGATGAACCTGAGAGCAAGCCTCTGGTCTCTGCCCCAGCTCCTACACTTCACCACCCTGCCCCGGTTAAACCCCAGCCTCCCATAGCCCACGTTGCCTCTTCCTCAGACAGCTCCAGTGACTCGTCCTCTGAGTCTGAGTCTTCCACAGATGACTCTGAAGAAGAGAGAGCTCAGAGGTTGGCAGAGCTCCAGGAGCAG TTGAAGGCTGTCCATGAGCAGCTGGCTGCCCTCTCCCAGCCACAAGCCAGCAaaccaaagagaaaagagaaggaaaagaaagagaagaaaaaagacaagcaTAAGAAGAAAGGAGGCATGCCCAGCCTTGTAGATGAGATCCAGGATGCTATGCCTGTTCCGCAGCTCTCTAAGAAGACCAAGACcagtaacaataacaacaaagagGTCGTTCCCAAGAAGAAACCCAG TAAAAAAGAGGGGATGAAAAGCAATCATCCCTCCAGCCTGCAGCCCGTTCCCAGCCTAGAAGACGATCTAGGAGCAGCTGGGTCATCAGCTATAGGCGAAAAGTGCAAGCCTATGACGTATGAGGAGAAGAGACAGCTAAGCTTGGACATCAACAAGCTTCCTGGTGACAAACTTGGCCGTGTGGTGCATATTATCCAGTCCAGAGAGCCCTCGCTCAAGAACTCAAACCCAGATGAGATCGAGATTGACTTTGAGACACTTAAGCCTTCCACTCTACGTGAGCTGGAGCGATATGTGTCTTCCTGCCTCcgcaagaagaagaaggttgCAG TCGAAAAGCCCATTGAGTCCATGGCTTCCTCCAAAAAGACTGGATCTTCTTCAGAGAGCAGTGGCTCCAGCTCAGACAGCGAGGCTGAAGGGACAG GAATAATGAaaccacaaaagaaaaagggCCCAACTgtgaaggaggggaagaaggcACATCTTCATGGTCAGAGCGGTCCTCCACAGACAGGGCTTCATCCCCAAGCTGCAGGGTTTCAGTCCAGCAGTCAGATGAAGCAGCATCAGCCGTCTCCTGCAGGCTTTATGGCTGCTCCTGTGACTGCTCTGGAGTCTTCCCAGATACTGGAGACTAGTTTTGAATCCCTGCCGCCTTTCGGCCAACCCCTCATGCATCTGTCCCACCACACAGGCAActcctcctcacctccacctccacacctcAACACTCATTCTGCTGGGCCAGTGTCCCCCGAGACCCACCCTTTCCTCAACCAGCATCCCGTCCTCACATCTCCAG CCTTGCACATCTCCATGCCTCAGCAGCCTTCTCGACCCAGTCACAAGGCAGCACCTCTTCATCCCAAACCTCCCCAGCAGCAACCAGCACCTCCTCAGCAGCAGCcaactctgcagcagcagcagcagcagcagcagcagcagcagcaacaacaacaacaacaacaacaacagcagcagcagcaacaacagcagcagcaacaacaacagcagcagcaacagcttcAGCCCCAGTCAGCAGCACCTCCACAGCACCAGCTCCCCTCTCAGATCCTTCACCCGCCTCAGCCCCTGCATCAGCGGCCCATGTCACCCCCAACACTTACGCCCCAGGGCTTGCTGTCTTCCCAGCCTCCCCAGATGCTGCTGGAGGATGATGAAGAGCCAGGGTGTACAACGCCCATGAACCAAGTACAGTTATACCTGCAGCAGTTCCAGCAAACCCGTCAGCCCCAGCAGTCCATGCAGTCGCTCCAGGCGCAGGCTcgtcagcagcagcaacagccaGTACAGACTTCTCTCCTGCAGGCTGTCCAGGCGCAATCTCAGCTGTCGTCTCAGACCACGCTGCCTCCTCCCCAGCTCTCAGTTCAGTCGCAGGCTCAGGCAGCCCCACCACATCAAGCGCCGCCCCAACAGATTCCCCTTCACCAGCCCCGCCACATGCAGCACGCTCAGCATCAGCAACAGCcgccacaacagcagcagctgaacTACCAACAAGGTCCTGGACTAGTCAGTCAGCCCCAGGGATCACAACACAAGGTCTCCATGCCCACCAACAAAGCACAGCAGATCATCCAACAGCAGCAAGAGCATCCCTCCCCTCTCCCGACCAAGGCTGAACCTTACATCACAG GTCACATGAGGGATAATCCATCACCTCTCATGATGCATTCCCCACAACTTCCCCAGTATCCACCAGTGACTCACCAGTCTCCGCCTCATAACATGCAGCCCAAAAAG CAGAGGGCACCTGGAATTCAAGGTGGGTTGAAGGAGGAGAAACTTCCTCCATCACCAGTGATGAGAGGAGAGCCATTTAACCCTGCCATGAGACCAGACCATCACAAACATCCTGATAACAAGCCTTCTCAACCAGGCCACAGCCAACAGA ATGTGAAGTCCATGGACAGCTCACGGCCTGTCATCCGCTCCTCTGAGCCCATTGGACCGCCCCCCTCCTTGCAAGATAAGGAAAAGTTCAAGCAGGAGTCTAAGGTGCCCATTGCCCCCAAAAAG gATGTGAAACTGAAGAATATGGGCTCGTGGGCCAGCCTGGCACAAAAGTCTACATCCGCGCCCTTATCTGCAGTAAAGTCATCGAGTGACAGTTTTGAGCAATTCCGACGCGCTGCacgggagaaggaggagagggagaaagccCTGAAGGCCCAGGCAGAGCAGGCAGAAAAAGATCGGCTACGCAGAGAGCAGGATAAACTACG AGGTCGGGATGATGACGACATCATGGAGCCGAGCAGAAGGGTGCACGAGGAACCACGCAGGCGTCTGGAGCAGCAGCACATTCAAGCCccttcacaacaacaacaacaacaacaacaacaacagcagcagcaggagcctCAGCCGGCTGCAATTCAGCCGCCTCCCCAACCCCCCACACCGCCTCAGCCCGCCATACAGAGCCCACTAGACCAACAGAGGGAGCTAGCACGCCGCcgagagcaggagaggaggaggcgggAAGCG atGGCAGCAACTATTGACATGAATTTCCAAAGTGACTTAATGGCGATCTTTGAGGAGAACCTGTTTTGA
- the lpar2a gene encoding lysophosphatidic acid receptor 2a gives MDGESSRDVGMAMESSMWHTCNRSHNVSFFYHLVEKHVSDHWRTRDVLVMVLGLTVCVIVVLANLLVMVAIFMNRRFHFPIYYLLANMAAADLFAGIAYANLILNTGPWTLELTKQKWYIRGALIDISLTASVANLLAVAVERHQTIITMQLHSNMSKRRVVLLIICIWAVSIIMGLVPSTFWNCECDFDDCSTVAPLYSRRFLIFWAVLNLLTFFIMVAMYTRIFVYVRYKNKYTSQHTSEMQSHQTVVNLMKTISMVLGAFVICWTPGLLTLLLDGLLGKASHANTYEKFCLVIAECNSMVNPIIYSLRDDEMRQTFKWILCCICRKCGRQQREPSPVEIDSPVSKETLTCILKSEEKVVRKPEDTNDKEDSWAEPGVV, from the exons ATGGATGGAGAAAGCTCCAGAGACGTCg gtatgGCCATGGAGAGCAGTATGTGGCATACCTGCAACCGCAGTCACAATGTTAGCTTCTTCTACCATTTGGTGGAAAAGCACGTCAGTGATCATTGGAGGACCCGGGACGTTTTGGTGATGGTACTGGGCTTGACGGTGTGTGTCATCGTAGTTCTGGCAAACTTGTTGGTGATGGTGGCCATTTTCATGAACCGTCGCTTCCACTTCCCCATCTACTATCTCCTGGCCAACATGGCTGCAGCAGACTTGTTTGCAGGTATTGCTTACGCCAACCTGATATTGAACACGGGCCCCTGGACCTTGGAACTCACCAAGCAGAAGTGGTACATCCGGGGGGCCCTGATCGACATCAGCCTGACGGCCTCTGTGGCCAACCTGCTGGCTGTCGCTGTGGAGCGCCATCAGACCATCATCACCATGCAGCTGCACAGCAACATGAGTAAGCGGCGTGTGGTGCTGCTGATCATCTGCATCTGGGCCGTGAGCATCATCATGGGTCTGGTGCCCTCCACATTTTGGAACTGCGAGTGTGATTTTGATGATTGCTCCACCGTCGCTCCTCTCTACAGCCGCCGCTTCCTCATCTTCTGGGCGGTTCTCAACCTGCTCACTTTCTTCATCATGGTGGCCATGTACACTCGTATCTTTGTCTATGTGAGATATAAGAACAAGTACACGTCACAGCACACCTCAGAGATGCAGTCTCACCAGACTGTTGTCAACTTGATGAAAACTATCTCCATGGTCCTGG GGGCCTTTGTCATCTGCTGGACGCCCGGCCTCTTGACACTCTTACTGGATGGGCTGCTGGGTAAAGCCAGCCACGCCAACACCTACGAGAAGTTCTGCTTGGTGATAGCCGAGTGCAACTCGATGGTCAATCCCATCATCTACTCCCTGCGAGATGATGAGATGCGGCAGACGTTCAAGTGGATCCTGTGCTGCATATGTCGGAAATGTGGCAGACAGCAGAGGGAGCCCTCACCTGTTGAGATCGACTCACCAGTATCAAAG gaaACTCTTACTTGTATCCTGAAGTCAGAAGAAAAGGTTGTCCGTAAGCCTGAGGATACAAACGATAAAGAAGACAGTTGGGCAGAGCCAGGGGTGGTATGA